The Sesamum indicum cultivar Zhongzhi No. 13 linkage group LG6, S_indicum_v1.0, whole genome shotgun sequence genomic interval CAGCGCGAATTGCATACAATCACATGCTAGACCTACATATAAAATCTTGACATAAACCACCAAATGTAGAGATGCATAAATGTcggaataaattatatggttGAATCCAGTAAGGCTGATGATCAgggaaattaataattataacagcAATTATTAAGAACCGTACCTAAAGACTGCAGTTGTGACTCTTGCAACACCTCATTCTGTTCATCGACATAACATGGTTTGTCATCATTTGTTGCTGCACTAGGATCTGATAAAATAACAAACTGTTAAATGGTGATGTAATAGCACGAGAGAAATTTCTACTTAGTCAAATGGCATGCAGAAGCATTCCCTCAAAGTTGTATGCATTTATTGggatttttctctcttttttctttttgggtagTCTGTAGAAATgcaatcaaattgaatttggagACCTTAATCTATGTCACATGGTTACATGTGTGTGCATAGGAGGAAATGAGACGATCAATGATCAACAGAGATATTCAAGTCTCATGAATCCTTATTGTGTCTTCAATAACATGCCCGCGTGAGGCGATGATGAAGATGCATACTATATTTTTCAGCTAATTATTTCGTTCTTGTTGATAATgcagaaaatatcaaatgcaAACTTGATGTACAACATGAAGAAAACATAAGTTGCTGAACCTCTAAGGCCACTCAATTTCTGCCCAACACGTATGATCTTGCAATACCcaccaaagaaaaaagagaagaataatAATGATCACAGGAAACACTCTAAGTGAAGAAGTTAAAAGAGATTTAGTGATATCATCCTTGCAACAACTGACACTGAAGAATACAATGACACTTACaaactttttcttcattaattGGTTCCGGTTTCGAGCAAGGAGTTTCTGCAGGAACATAGCAACAAAAACTCCAGTTGAGTAACAGGTCTAAACCCCCCAAAAAAGTAACAAAACCTCGATAAGTGACCTAATCAGCATACCTTTGTGCTTCTTGAAACATGCCAACGAACAACTTTGAAGCGTTGCAGAATCCAATACAGATCCATTAGTACTTAATTAACTAAGAAAGTTGCAAAGCTAAAAGTAAGATTATTTCCGAACAaatccacacacacaaacaggAGAATCAACTTACTAGGGTATCAAGCAAGAAGGACACTTGTATTTCGACTGCGCCTCCTCACAAACTTCGCATTTTCGCGGCCCCATAATTCAGCGGCGGGTGAACAATGAGTGCTGGAGCATAACACAAAGAGCTTTTCAATGGCtgtttgttttgcttttctGACTCCGGGCTTCGTTGTCGGTCGGTAGAGTGCGCCCGTCTCCACGATTTCGGGCCCTACCCATGTGAAGCAATACGAATAGGTCAGGCGGTTCGGGCTTCGATTGAGAAGTGATGAAAGAATTTGAGGCCCATAGCCCATACTTGAAAGGGCAGTCAGGCTTCATGTGGGGCTACAAATGGATCAGTTTTGATCCAAATCCCATTTTGATGGATCCAGCTATATGTAAATGGTATTAATAGAAATGGTGAATTAACGAGCtcaatttgtcataattataaatattttttattatttaaatattaatatttaaaaaaattatgtaatttttgaaaaaaactgAAACATGTCCACTTtgctttgtcttttttttttttggttaaaaagaatttaaaaaattataaaaaaaaatgatatcgtgAAATTTTTTCCTTACCCTCCAAGtctataaaagtattttaaaaaaaattaaagattaagtaaaaaaaatttcattgacaaggatattttaataaattcaccataaaaaataaatataaatttaacaaaaactaACGAAATGGATTAGTTGTTGGATGAACAATAGATAAGGATATTAGtgtgtatttaaaaatatttcaaacattAAAAGTACTGATCGTAATATCCAAATTTATTCCgtgtaaaaaattgataaattaaagaaaaacgGGAGGGAGATATATACATgaatggtaaataattttatgagtaaaccttgaaaattctcataattataaataatttttatttttaaaaaaattataaatattttcttaaaattataaatatcctttTATAACAGTTGATTGTAGGAATTATTTGTTAGagaattgataattttaaaaagttatttataattttttaaaaaataaaattatatttataattataataaattttagaaatcaattaaaggaaaatacaaataaaataaatttataatcagTTTTGCCCAAGAAGAGTTACAGGCACGCGGAACTCACGTGCTTGAGAGGATACAACATCTCCTTTTCACATCCTCGTCTACCCTATAATACAACTCCCAGTTACATCTGTTGGCATTCTTTCTTGAACAGAAAGACAACTCTCTTGGAAACAAATTGTCCCCAAATTTCGATCCCAAATCACACAGGAGAATCATGGGTCAGGGTACACCCGGTGGTCTTAACCGTCAGCTTCCCGGCGACCGCAAGAACGATGGTgacaagaaagagaagaagttCGAGCCGGCTGCTCCTCCGGCTCGCGTTGGTCGGAAGCAGCGTAAACAGAAGGGACCGGAGGCGGCGGCTCGGATACCCACGGTCACGCCGCTGACGAAGTGCAAGCTGCGGCTTTTGAAGCTGGAACGAATCAAGGATTACTTGCTTATGGAAGAGGAGTTCGTGGCAAATCAAGAGAGATTGAAGCCACAGGAGGAGAAAACGGAGGAGGATCGGTCCAAGGTTGATGACTTGCGTGGCTCGCCGATGAGTGTTGGGAATTTGGAGGAGTTGATAGATGAGAATCATGCTATTGTTTCTTCGTCGGTGGGGCCGGAGTATTATGTTGGGATCTTGTCGTTTGTGGATAAGGATCAGCTCGAGCCTGGATGTGCTATTCTTATGCACAATAAGGTATACTTGTACTTGGATTGTTGAATTAGGTCTTTGGAATTTCTAGGCTTTcagaaattagggttttggttTTTCcgttttttgttctttcacCTAGAAATGGAAAAGATTCTTATGTGTTTTACCAGAACTATGAGCAGCGAAATTTGGTGCTGGATTGGCATCTGTCTGAGGAAAGAAGATGAGGAGGGAGTTCCACTTTACGTTATTGGTCTTGGGTAAATGTCGATGGTTTTATCTAGGATTGTAGATGCCACTTTGTGGGTTGAGCTGGGATTTAGGAGAGTCTGATTTCCTCTTTGGCATGATATTAGATCCCCTGCTGGAGTTATGGCTTTAGGTTATTGCATTAGGTATTTGTCCAATTGAACTTTGGTTAGGAGTTGATGATGTTATTGCTGGGAACTCTTGGTTTAGGCTGTTCTTCGCATTGTGGTTCACGTGTGGGTTAGCTTGACTTTGCAATTCTTAAGGACACGTTgcatggttttcttttttggggtATGAAATTGGTGTGGAGGAGTATCAGTCCTTATGGtgctataattttgtaaagttggGCTTCAGCATTGGATAATTCACAGCTCTGCTTCAATATTCACTCCTTTCTGGTGCTTTATTGTAGTACTTTACCTAGCATTTGATTTTGGTTATGAGATTGTCATGAGTTTTATGCAGTAAGGAAATAGGTACTTCTCTTGAAGAAGGTTCATAGATCTATGTAAGCTTAATAAATCCATTCTCTGACGGAACTAATTCCGAAACCTaaactcaaaagaaaaatggccATCTTGGAGCACAATAAGTTGAGCCTCTCTCATTCAAAACTACTGAATCATTTCTTTTGTCTATATAATAGTAGCTAGTAGTTATGGGCTCTGCTATTCTGGTTTACACCAGATGATAGGGGCAAAAGGGAGCTGTGTTTACATATTCTAGTTAAAGGTAGAAACCATCCCATCAGGGTTTTTATAGTTCATAAACTTGCATGTTATATTgagtattttgtaaaaaatggGAAGGGAGACGTATAAATTTAACTCAAAAGTATTTTAGAATAATGACACTGGACATAAAAACTTTTCCTAGATAAAGGCGCCAGTTGGGTTTGATTTTGAGGGTTGGAATTGCCTGTATTGTGAGCTTGTAACCTCTACTTCTTGCAGGTGCTTTCTGTTGTTGGATTGCTTCAAGATGAAGTAGACCCTATGGTTTCTGTGATGAAAGTTGAGAAAGCTCCATTGGAGTCATATGCCGATATTGGTGGTCTGGATGCCCAGATCCAGGAAATCAAAGAGGCAGTTGAGCTTCCATTAACACACCCGGAATTGTATGAAGATATAGGTATTAAACCTCCCAAGGGTGTCATCCTCTATGGAGAGCCTGGAACTGGAAAAACTTTACTTGCAAAGGTTTGTCTCTACTTATGCTTTCGGTGTTTGATTGATTGTCAAGTTTATGTATCTATGTCGTGTAGTTCCTCTAATATCGAATTGAGTTGTCTAACTGGGTTCACTGTTCCATATCCGTTTTTGTCTTGTCAAATGTTACGTCCTTGTGTGCTATGCTCGCGAGTGGCGACATGTAATGGGAGGAAACACAGGGAAAATGTCATACTGTTTAGTTTGGTTCCATTTCACAAGTTTCCTTTTCATTAGACAGAAATGACTGATTGAACGGAAacgaataatttttaaacttgaAATTGCTGAAGCTTGGTTCGTGTTGCCGGTTAACTTTCCCTGACCCGAGGCTGTAAGCATTAAGCAGCACTCTCTTGCATTTGATTCCTTACATGGGCTTAAAAATTTGAGCTGAAAGAAACTTGGCATATGGAGAATATTGTAGGGTTGCGTATACTAGTGGCATTCGAAAATCATGTTCCATGAATGGTTAGTCTATATGCTTACCGTGGATTGATCAAGTTATTTCTGCTCAGTCAGTTCACTTGATGCTTTATTCAATATCAACTGTATTATGTCGTCAAAGTCCGCATGTGAGAACTGTATAATTGCTGAGCCTTTTGTTTTCATGAAAATCTTCAGGCTGTGGCAAACTCTACATCTGCAACTTTCTTGCGTGTAGTTGGAAGTGAATTAATTCAGAAGTACCTGGGAGATGGTCCCAAATTGGTGAGAGAACTCTTTAGAGTTGCTGATGATCTCTCACCATCTATCGTctttattgatgaaattgatgCAGTGGGTACAAAAAGGTAATGTCAGGATGATTGCTGTTGTTTGCATAGTGACATGGTACTTATTGGTCAATTTTTTCTACAGGTATGATGCCCACTCAGGTGGTGAACGTGAGATTCAAAGGACTATGTTGGAATTGCTGAACCAGTTAGATGGTTTTGATTCAAGAGGAGATGTCAAAGTAATTCTTGCAACAAATAAGATCGAAAGTCTTGATCCTGCCCTCCTTCGCCCTGGTAGAATAgacagaaaaattgaattcccTCTTCCGGATATCAAGACAAGGAGGCGCATCTTCCAGGTATGGATGACAACATAATTTGCCACTTCAATAAGTTCTCCACTAGTGCA includes:
- the LOC105163491 gene encoding zinc finger HIT domain-containing protein 3 yields the protein MGPRKCEVCEEAQSKYKCPSCLIPYCSLACFKKHKETPCSKPEPINEEKVYPSAATNDDKPCYVDEQNEVLQESQLQSLAASNEIRDLIKNEKLQKVIYKIDCSADPENELDKSMEEESFRLFAEKISSIIGS
- the LOC105163492 gene encoding 26S proteasome regulatory subunit 4 homolog A, which produces MGQGTPGGLNRQLPGDRKNDGDKKEKKFEPAAPPARVGRKQRKQKGPEAAARIPTVTPLTKCKLRLLKLERIKDYLLMEEEFVANQERLKPQEEKTEEDRSKVDDLRGSPMSVGNLEELIDENHAIVSSSVGPEYYVGILSFVDKDQLEPGCAILMHNKVLSVVGLLQDEVDPMVSVMKVEKAPLESYADIGGLDAQIQEIKEAVELPLTHPELYEDIGIKPPKGVILYGEPGTGKTLLAKAVANSTSATFLRVVGSELIQKYLGDGPKLVRELFRVADDLSPSIVFIDEIDAVGTKRYDAHSGGEREIQRTMLELLNQLDGFDSRGDVKVILATNKIESLDPALLRPGRIDRKIEFPLPDIKTRRRIFQIHTSRMTLADDVNLEEFVMTKDEFSGADIKAICTEAGLLALRERRMKVTHADFKKAKDKVMFKKKEGVPEGLYM